From the genome of Sphingobacterium sp. UGAL515B_05:
TCTGCTTTATCATGCGGATACAATTCCTTGATGTCAGTCATTAAATCGGCAACCAACGTTTTATTGACTGGTTTAATATTATATTTAGCCAATGTAGCCGCGTCTTTGAGTTCCTCGACAGTTTTACCGTCAAATAATTTCCCGTTTGCGGTATTATTCGCATCTGAGATATCTGTTGCGCCAGAAAGATCTATTTTATAAATTCTCTTAAATACAGTAGAACGAGTTGCTTCTGTCGCGTATTCCCCATCACGTTCCAAGACAATAAATGTTGAATTGCTCACGGCAGCGATTTCACTCACAGCCTGCAAATCGGTACGCTCCATCATATAGACATATTGTTTCGTGACGCCGCTCGCAATATCCAGCGTAACAATACGGATTGCCAACGAATTTTTAATCGCATCTTTAGATGGATTATACAGTGGAAATTGCATGATTCCGACCAGTGTTTTACCGTCTGGTGTAAGCGTCAATCCTTCCATTCCGCGATTAGGACGACGTTTGGCAAATACCAAAGGCAACTTTTTGCCCGTAGACCAAGGATTAATCCGTTCGATTTCTTTTCCCGAAACGTCAAAGTGAACAATATGTGGTCCATATTCGTCACTGACCCACCAAGTACCATCCGCAGCCCTTGCTAGTCCCTCGGAATCGATTCCATCCTCACTTTTCCCTAGATCTTTACCATCAACCCCCAATGCTTTTTCCCCAGAACCACCCTTTCCTTCAGGATTTGGCAGACCATTCAATTTCACGCCATCTTTATTTTTTAATTCGATAACAGACTCCAATGTCAGCGTATTATCCTTTAACCTAAATTTACCGATCTGTGGTGCAAATGCTGGAGTAGCAAATACTTTGCTATCACTTTCAGTTCCATCAATATTCGGTCCCCGATCAGTTAAAAGATAAAATATGGATTTATCAGTAGGATCTTGAACCATCGATGACCCATAGCCTCCATTATACACTTTTACACCATTAATATCACTTAATACTTTTGGATCTGTTGCTATTGCCTTTTGGGGATAGGTCAATTCCACAATCGGGTCAATAATCTGCGACACATCATCTTTACTACATGAAGCACACAATAGGGCCATCCCCAGTACACTGTATATTTTTTTCATCTGTTCAAATTTTTAAATAATGCTTACTGCTGTTCAGGTTTATTCGAATAACCAAATTTTATTCCTCTAACCTTGCATGCCTGATAAAACAGTACGGTTAATCTAAACGATCTATGCTTGGCCGGCTGTCCGAATACTGATGCAAACATAATTGCCAGATATTAGCCAATCATTAACATAAGTTTAAATAAACTGCATCTATCGCAAAAAGCACCCTATAAAAATTAAATACCCGCGGTTATGGAATTTTGAATTTTCGTGCATCACTAAAAAAATAACAGCTAATTGTGCCGCGAACCATCGATGTATTCACGGACCTCACCTACTAAACATAGAAAGATGAAAAAAATCATAATTGCCCTTTTCATAATTTTGGTATTTTCCAATGTGGATACGAAATCTCAGATCAGAACTACACGCGAAATACCCAGCTTAAAAATTAAAAATGACAATGGCCAGCAAAACAAGGTGATGTTGGCAGATCTCAAAGTAGATGTCGTCATCTTTGGAAATATTGCCAAAACGACGATGACAATGATCTTCGACAATAAGACCAATCGCGATCTCGAGGGCGAACTGACATTCCCTATGCCGGAAGGCGTCTCCGTGAGCGGCTACGCCCTAGATATCAACGGTAAATTACGCCAGGCAGTTCCAGTCGATAAAAATAAAGGTACCGAAGTATTTGAAAGTATAGAAACACGTAGGGTCGATCCAGGACTATTGGAAAAAGTCGAGGGAAATAATTTTCGAACTCGAATTTACCCATTACCAGCGAATGGGAAGCGCACCGTTCAGATCAGCTATTCGGAAAATCTGACAACAGCATCCGATCAGGCTCGTTACTACCATCTACCCTTAAACTATACGTCCCCCATTGAAAATTTCGCCTTGGATATTCATGTCTTTCAGGATACACATAAGCCAGATTTCACAGAAAAACCAGATGGTTCTTTGGCATTCTCACAACAAAATAAAAATTATTCAGCTTCTTTACATAAACAACAGTTTAAATCCCAGCGAAATTTAGCCATTCAACTGCCGACAGACAACAGGGAAACATTAGGTCTATTTCAGGCAAATAATGACAATACCTTTTATTTTCTTGCCAATGCAAGCGTCAACTCCGTAAAACCTGCTGAGAAAAAATGGGGGCACAGCATTGGAATTATATGGGACCGTTCGCTCAGCAGTAAAAATAGAAATATCGAAAAGGAACTCGCGTTATTGGATCTTTTCTTTAAAGAAAACCCCAATATGACTGTTGATCTGGGCTTATTGGACATCCGCTTTGTAAAAGGGCATACGTTTCAGGTAAATCAAGGTAATTGGAATGATCTCAAAAACTACATCAAAGGAATTGATTACGATGGCGGTACAGATTATAGCCAAATAAAGGCCGGTGTAATACAGGCCAGCAATTACCTGCTGTTTAGCGACGGACTTTCTACATTCGGTCAAAGTAAAATGAGCCTTGACAATCCAGTCTATTGCATTACTTCATCCAGTGGATCGGACTATGGTGTCCTAAAACAAATCGCCCAGAAACATATTGGAAAGATGATCAATTTAGTCAATACCTCAATAACTGAAGCGTATCATAATCTAAATACAATAGACCTTATTTACCTTGGGATAAAAGAAAAAAATGATTTTGAGGAAGTTTATCCTCAAAAAGGCGCCCCGATACAAACCAATTTTTCTATCGCAGGCATAGGGAAACGTCCAGGACTGAAGCAGCTCACAGTACTTGTAGGAGATGGGCAGCAAGCACCACAAGAAATTAGTATAGCGCTGCAACCTGACCATGGTGAAATTGATCTACAGCAAATCTGGGCACAAAAGAAAATTGAAGCGCTGGATCTTCAGTACGAAGACAATCGTGAAGAAATTGAAACCCTTGGTAAACAGTTCGGTATTGTTACCCGAAATACCAGCTTAATTGTACTGGAAACTGCAGAAGATTACATACGTTATGCAATAACTCCACCTGCCGAATTGCTTTCCGAATTTAATCGGCTCATAAAAGAAGAACGTATAGCAAAGGAAGAACGTGTAGCAGACTTGTTGGATCAGGCTCAAGACATTACCAAACAGCTTCGGTCCTGGTGGAATACCGATTTTCAGCAAAAAAAGAAATATCCAGAGCGTAAAAAATTGATTCGAATTCCAGAACCTGCCGTTGCTGAAGAGATGGCTACCGGTGTTGCTCCAGTTACACCCAGTCCGTCGCGTCCCGCAGCTAGTCCTGCAGCTCCTACACTAGTCTTAGAATCGCGTTCATCTGACGGAACCTCAGCGAAAAGCATCTCGGCAACCGGCAATGCAAGCACTGCCCATGCAACAACCGGCGAACTGGCGAGGGCGGCCGCATCTGAGGACGTTCTTCAGGAATTCGCTGTTTTTCAATCCTTAGAAGGACGTGTAGCTGGCCTACAAACGCCAAGCACCATGAACAACATACGTGGAAAAATCAGCATCCCCGAAATTAAAGAAGACCAAGCTTATTTACAGGACCTTATTCAATCCAAAGATCCTTACAAAAGCTATCTCCAACTTCGGAATCAGTATATGGGAACGCCAACTTTTTATTTTGATGTCGCAAACTTCTTTTTCAAAAGAGGAGATCGAGACAAAGCCTTACTCATCTTAAGTGCACTCGCAGACTTACAAATTGAAAATGCAGATCTCTACAAAACCATCTCCTATAAGTTACGGGAATGGGGAGATTACGACAATGCACTGTTCATTACAGCTAAGGTATTAAAATGGCGTCCAATGGATCCACAAAGCCACCGTGATTATGCCCTTGCATTACAAGACAAAGGTATGTTCAAGGAAGCACTAGAACAATTATATGGGATTTTGACCCAGAGCTACTCCCCGGAAGCTGCCGACCGCGATGACGGTATTGAAGAAACATTGGTTATGGAAATCAATAATCTCATTAAGACAAACAAATCGGCAGGCTCTACCCTAGGAGTGGACAAAAAATTGATTGCAGACCTACCGGTTGACATTCGAGTTGTCATCAACTGGAATTCACAAAACACGGATATCGACCTTTGGGTAACTGATCCAAATCAAGAAAAATGCTTTTATAGTAATCCTGCCACAGCCATTGGAGGAAGGCTCAGCAATGACTTTACTGGCGGCTATGGCCCTGAACAGTTTTTATTGAAAAAAGCATTGAAGGGAAAATACAAAATTGAAGTTGATTTCTTTAACGATGGTTCCCTGACCCTTGCAGGTCCAGCAGCGGTCATGGCTGAAATATATACCTACTATAGCAGTGGAAAGCAGGAACGAAAAATTGTTACGATCTATCTGGACCGCAATAAAGAACGCAGTGTGGGGATTGGCGAGTTTTCATTTCAATAACCTATAGTCAACGAAGTAGGCAAGCCAGTCATTTGACTTGCCTATTTTGTTTAATGCAATTTCCGGACGATAAGATCTTTTTGTCTATTTTCCAATTTGGTCTTTACATAAGGGTAAGTGAATACAGCCCCCAGAACAATACAGGCTCCAAGATAAAAGCCGCCGCTCATGGTCTCCTTCTGTCCAAAGATCAACATCGCCAATAGAATACCGTAAACAGGCTCCAGGTTGGTTGTCAGCGCAACGGTAAAGGCTGACAACTCCTTCATGACGGCAACGCCCATGACATAGGCCACAGCAGTACAAACAACCCCTAACAACAAAAGATAGATTAAATCTTGCTGTCCCAAGCGCATTTCAGCATTGAACTCTCCTGTAAACAACATCAATATACTGATCCAGAAGCATGCTCCCATCATCTCATAGAACGTAATCAGGGTTGGGCTCGATTTTTTAACCATACGCGCGTTGGCGATTGAAAATATACTCGCGCAAAACGCACACCCAAGTCCCGCCAACAGACCAATGAGGTAATGTGTTTCAAAAGAAAAGATGGTATAAATACCGATAATAATTACCATACCAACAACAATATCCAACAGCGCAATGCGCTTTTTATTCACAATAGGCTCCAATATTGCCGTAAATAAAGTCACAGAGGATAGCGTAACCAATGTCACTGATACCGTAGATACTTTGATCGAATAAAAAAATAATACCCAATGCAGTCCAACAACAGCCCCCACCATAAAAAATTGAAGAAATTGTTTCCGCGAAACTACAATCGATTGTTTGGTTAGCAAGAAATAGATCAACAGCGCGATAGACGCTATGGCAACACGATACCACACTAAATGAAGAGCAGATACGGAAATCAAGCTACCCAAAATTCCGGTAAATCCCCAAATAAGTATTGTTAAATGCAGAATTAGAATATTCCGATTTAATTTAATTTTAGTCATATTCGCTAGAATAGATGTATATAGAAATGATGAGCAATACCTATTATTTCCCTTTATAAGGCAAGCTCACTGATTTATTGAAAACTGAACAAAAAATTATTTTGGCGCTTTTATCGCCAGGTATATTGCTACGATTAAGAAGGTAACATTCGGAATTAATACGGCTATCAACGGTGGCAGTCCCCCTTTCAAAGAAAACATGTTTGCAAACTGTATAAAGACGATGTACGTAAAACTTAGCGCGATACCGATACCAAGACTCAATCCTATTCCCCCACGCACTTTCTTGGATGACAGAGCCACGCCCATCAAGGTCAGTACAAAAGCTGAAAATGGATACACATAACGTTTGTATTTCTCAAGTAATAAATCGTTCATGACTCCGGTTCCTCTGATCTCCTCCTTATGGATACGAATATTTAATTCGCGTGTATCCATGGCTGTAAACATATTATCACGTACCTCAAAATCCGAAGGTTTCATATCCAAGGTTGTGTCTTTAACGGCACCTTTGTCCATGCGTTCATGTAGTCCATTGATAATACGATTGGTATACCCTTCGATCTTCCACTTTGTGGCCACCGAGTCCCAGGTAATACGGTCGGCCATCATTTTTTCCTTGAGGGTATCCCCTTTAAAAATTTCAAGGACAAAGCCGTATCCAGTTTTGGTTGTATTATCAAAATTATCTATATAAACATAGCTGTTTTTGTCCAACTGCATGTGGGTAGAAACCCTCGAGTTGTCTTTGGGTGGTTTTACATAGATATTTTCAAAATCAACCTTCATCTTATTGGTATTTGGAATAATAAAAATATTGAATACCAGAGAAACGATAAAGATTAAAGTTGCAGCGATCATGTAAGGACGAAGCAAACGGTTGAAGCTATACCCGGCGCTTAGAATCGGGACAATTTCAGTTTGGTCCGCCATCTTCGATGTAAAGAAAATAACCGCAATAAAGTTGATCAGCGGACAAAGAAAATTTAGGTAAAAAGGAATAAATCCAGCATAATACTCAAAAATAATCTTATCGAGAGGAGCATGATATTTTAAAAAATCATCCAATCGTTCGGACACGTCAAAAACCACCATGACAACAGTAAATATGGCCATAGTGAATAAAAAAGTACTTAGATACTTTTTGATAATGTAACGATCGATTAACGACAGCATTTTTTAGTTGAGCTTTAGTTCTACAAACGTTGATCCAATATTTTCACCATTTTGTTTTTCCAATCGTAGAACGTTCCATCAATGATTCGCTCCCTAGCCTGATTAACCAACCAAAGGTAAAAATGTAAATTATGTAAAGAAGCAATTTGTGCCCCAAGAATTTCCTGCGACTTAATCAAATGCCTTAGATAAGCCTTCGAATAAAATTGATCCGCATGCAGATCACTCTCCGCTTCTATTGGAGAAAAATCGTCTTTCCACTTTTCATTTTTGATATTGATAATACCATTTTGTGTGAAAAGCATGCCATTTCTAGCATTACGGGTTGGCATAACGCAATCGAACATATCCACCCCTAAGGCAATATTTTCAAGAATATTTACCGGTGTTCCCACCCCCATGAGATAACGTGGCTTGTCATGTGGTAAGATATCACAGACAACTTCGGTCATAGCATACATTTCTTCCGCAGGCTCGCCTACCGATAATCCACCAATCGCATTTCCTTCGCGGTTAAACGAAGCAATAGTCTCCGCAGATTTTATCCTCAAATCTTTGTAAACAGATCCTTGAACGATGGGAAACAAAGTCTGATCATATCCATAAAGTGGATCTGTGCTATCGAAACGATCCACACAACGTTTCAGCCAACGATGGGTCATATCCAAAGAACGACGTGCATACCCATAATCACATGGATAAGGCGTACACTCATCAAATGCCATAATGATGTCTGCACCGATAATACGCTGCGTATCCATTACATTTTCCGGTGTAAATAGATGTTTTGATCCATCGATATGGGAACGAAAGGTAACCCCTTCTTCTTTGATCTTACGTACTTCCGTCAACGAATACACCTGATAACCACCAGAATCCGTTAAAATAGGTCGATCCCAACCATTAAATTTATGCAATCCGCCCGCCTTATTCAATACATTCAACCCTGGACGTAAATAGAGGTGGTACGTATTACCCAGAATAATCTGTGCTTCAATATCGTTCTTCAATTCATGTTGATGAATTGCTTTCACTGTACCTGCCGTACCAACAGGCATAAAAATAGGTGTTTGAATGGGACCGTGTGCAGTTTCGACAACACCTGCACGTGCTTTTGACAACTTATCTTGTGCTTGTAGCGTAAATTTCATTAATATTTTTCCTCTGAGACTATTTCTATTTTAAAGGATGATTTGCCATGGATATGGCGCTATCGGCAATTTGAGTAAAAAAAATTAAAAACTCATTTTCAACTAGTTGAAACTTAAAAAGTCGTTATAGCTTTCCTAATTTCCACCCAAGCTCGGATTCATCCCTAGAATACGTTGCAAAAATACTATAAAAAGATTTGCAAACAGGATGTTTCAAAAATAAATTATCATTTTTCCCCTATAAAAAAGTTGCGGAAAGCACTTATCTTTGTGAGCTATGCTTGACCTTCACGTATTTTTGGCCAATCTTCCATATATTGCTTTCGGAGTATTGGGTCTTTTCCTATTGATACAATTGTACTACATCTTATTTGTATATAGTAAATTGACTAGTTATCAACTTGAACCTGTACAAGAAGGAACTGAATTCCCACCGCTATCCGTTATTATTTGTGCACACAATGAACAGGATAATATTCCTGAATTCCTCCCAAGTATACTGAATCAAGACTATCCCAATTTTGAAGTAATTGTTGTCAATGACTTCTCGACAGACAATACGCCTTGGATATTGCATGAGTTTGAAGCAAAATATCCCCATTTAAAAATTGTGGATATCAAAGAGCATATTCGCTTGAAACATGGTAAAAAGTTTGCAGTCAGTATGGGGATCAAAGCATCAAAGCACCAGACACTGGTGTTTACCGATGCGGATTGTGCGCCACAATCTGATCAATGGCTCAAAGAAATTGCAGCAGCTTTCAGACCAGAAACAGAAATTGTACTGGGCTATTCTCCCTATTTTAAGAAAAAAAGCTTACTAAATTTATTGATTCGATTTGAAACCAGCCATACCGCCATGAGTTACTTCTCCTATGCATTAAAGGGAGATGCCTATATGGGAGTAGGGCGTAACATGGCTTACAAAAAAGACCTTTTCTTTCGTAACAAAGGATTCGCTGCCCATATGCATATTAAATCGGGCGATGATGATCTTTTTGTCAACCAAAATGCAAATCCGACCAACGTTAATATTGCACTGGCAGCCGAATCCATTGTCTATTCAGAACCCAAAGCGACCTGGAAGAGCTATTACAAGCAAAAAGCAAGACACTCAGGCGCCTCTACTATTTACAAAAAGCGACATCAGCGCATGCTGGGCACCCAGCTGGTATCGGCAGTCTGCTTTTACATAGCACTTATCGCAACAGCAATTGCCTTTCCAATGTACTGGTATGTTCCTGTTACAGCCTACCTCCTAAGGCTAATTGCACAATGGATAATATTTGCCAACATCTATAAAAAACTAGAAGTAAAGGAACTGATTTGGTGGCTGCCTTTGGTAGACTTCATCTACTATTTCTATATTTGCATCAATGGCATCTTCAGCAGAAAAAAGAAAAAAATAAGCTGGAAATAATTTACTTTTAAAATACGAAGCTTTGAATCCAACAGTTGATATCATCTATAACTATTTTCCAAAATTAACGGATATTCAAAAAGAACAGTTTGCAAAACTTGCCGACCTCTATACATTTTGGAATAGCCAAATCAATGTCATTTCGCGTAAAGACATCGATAGCCTCTACCTGCACCATGTGTTACACTCGCTAGGTATTGCCAAATTTGTCCAAGAGCTCGCGCCAGGAACACAAATTTTGGATGTGGGGACCGGAGGAGGCTTTCCAGGTATCCCAATGGCCATTATGTTTCCTGAAGTCAAATTCCATTTGGTCGATTCTATCGGCAAAAAAATTAAGGTCGTACGTGAAGTTGCAGCTGGACTCGGTCTCCAGAATGTTGAAGCAGATCATATTCGCGCAGAACAACTCGACGACAAATATGATTTTGTCATATCACGTGCCGTGACAAGACTTGGCGAATTTACGCCGTGGATACAGAATAAATTCGCAAAAAAAGATAAAAACGGGATTCCTAATGGAATTCTTTACTTGAAAGGCGGAGATCTCACCGAAGAGATCAAAGAATCTAAGCTCAAAGCAGAATTACACCCGCTTTCAGATTACTTTAAAGAAGATTTCTTTGATACAAAATATCTGGTCTACGTACCGATGTAATTAAAGTTTGGCATTACCCATAGGAAACTGAAGTCGCCTATGGATAATGTCTACAGAATCGAGGTAGTTTGTTAAACACTTATGGATATAAGCAATCTTCTCATAACGATCATTCTCACGAAGCCATTTTAAGGAAGGCTCATAATATATCCTAAATTTACGCAACGAATCTCCCGACAACTTACTGTATTCCTGTGTCAATGGATACCATTCCTCGCGAATCAGATCCTGCTGATATTCTTTTTCAAACTGACGCTGAAGCTTTCTCGAATTTCGTCCCTTTCGACTGAATTTATTGTAAAGCTTGTTCAGATTGACAGCAATTCCCCCTGGTGAGGCAAGGTCACCATATTTTTCGTATCGCCCCAGAAAAAGATCGACTTATACTCCCCCTTTTTTTCTTCCCATTTATCCCCCGCTGATTTGCGTTTGATCGAAACAGTATCCAAACGTAAAGTATCTTTTGGACTTCCTTTTTTCCCAATGGTATCCTCATGGTAATATTCCGCTGGATAGGCAAAAAGTCCCGGCCGATAAAATGAAAAGTAGACACAGAAAAACAATAAAGATAGAAAGCCAATACGTACCATATTTATAATTGATAAACTAAAATAACCAACTATAAATAAAGTTAAAAAGGCTTTAACTATCTTTAACTAAAACAAGCTAAAGACCTAACTCTTTTTTAATTTCTAGGCCAATTAGATTAATTTCCTCATCCATACCGAACATAGGAAGCTCCGTTTCTGGATTCAGTTTCAGCCAGTTTGTATCATTGTCTTTAATAATCTTTACGTATTCTACGCCATCTTTAAAAATAACATATGTATCTTCTTCCTCAGGGAAAACAGAATAAACTACATCCCCCAATTCGATATCAAAAGGTTCTTTCATTTCCATAGTTAAAATATCATTAATCAATCAAAGTTACCAATTCCTCCTCTTTCTTTCTAAAATAGGCCAACATTTCGTCTCATAGTGTATCATCCAGGCCATAGGAATTCTGCTGGATTCAACAGCAATACATAAGCTTTTCAACAAAGAGCATATATCTGCTCAATGGGGTTGGCTGATTCTATTAAAACTACAGCGTCCGAGAGCAATTCTAACAAAAAGTACGACAGCTAGTTATATTTTTCTTATCTTTAAATAAACCCAATTATGAAACTAATTTATCCCATAGCTTTGACAAAAATCAAGGGCATTGGCCCTAGAACAGCGCGTAACATCCTTGAAAAAGGTTACAAGTTAGCAGACTTGTTCACCTATTCAAAAAAAGATTTGATGCAAGTCCTTGGGATACGAGAGTCGATAGCAGAAGCAATATCCAATAAAAGTTATATGCCAGCCTGCGAAAAAGAACTCGCCTTTATAGAAAAACACCAAATACAAGCACTGTTTTTGGAAGACGAAAATTATCCCCATCGGCTTCGGCAATGTGAAGATGCCCCTATCGTTTTATATTATAAGGGAAATCAGCCCCTTAACAAAACAAAGGTAATTAGTATCGTTGGCACAAGGCATGCCACCCACTATGGTCAGAAAATATGTGAAGATTTGCTGGAGGCGATGCATGAATCCAAAGACACCTTAATCGTTAGTGGTCTCGCATATGGAATTGACGCACTAGCACATCGCAATGCGCTAAAAAATAATCTGTCTACCGTTGCCGTACTTGGACATGGCTTAGATCGAATCTATCCAAATTCCCATCGTGAGCTTGCCGCAAGAATGGTAGACCATGGCGGTCTACTGACGGAGTTCACATCCAACACTTTACCCGAACGCAGTAACTTCCCCATGCGTAATCGCATCATAGCAGGAATGGCAGATGTCACCATTGTCGTGGAGGCGGCCATTAAAGGTGGTGCTTTAATTACTGCAGAAATAGCCAACAGCTACAACCGTGATGTATGTGCCTTCCCCGGCTCCATTTATGAAAAAAGTTCCGAAGGCACCAACTACCTCATCAAAACCAACCGTGCTCATATGATTCGAGGGCTTCAGGATCTCGAATACCTCATGAATTGGGAAATCAGCACAAAAACCGTTGACCAACAGCTTAGCCTTCCGTTAACGCTGACGAAAGACCAGCAACTCCTTTTCACACTCATTCAGCAAAAAGGACAATTAGAAATAGACCACATGATTGAACTTACAAAATGGCCACAAAGTAAATTGGCACTGATCCTATTGGAGCTCGAAATGCAGTCATTCATTCACGCCCTGCCCGGTAAACGATATAGAACAGTCGGACTGGCCGAAGTTCAAAAAAATTAAATCTTGTCAAAGGACCAAGGCCCCTCGCATTCTAATGGCCCCTCTGTGGTAAAATAGCATATGCTACCTCTAAAATAAGTGAACTAAACCATAAACCAACAACAAAAACCAACAATTAATGAACGAAAACAATACAAAAAGTATCTGGAAAGTCATCGGAGCATCTTCCATGGGAACACTGATTGAATGGTACGACTTTTTTATCTTTGGCAGCCTTTCCATTGTCATCTCCACTAAATTTTTTCCTGCAGACAATCCAACTGCGGCTTTTCTTTCCACCCTAGCTACATTTGCTGCAGGATTTGTTGTCCGGCCATTTGGCGCCCTATTTTTTGGGCGACTAGGTGATATTATCGGTCGAAAATATACATTTATGGTTACTTTAATGCTCATGGGCGGAGCAACATTTCTCATAGGTTGTATCCCCAGCTATGCGAGTATTGGGTTTTGGGCCCCGCTGCTGGTGCTGATCCTTCGTCTCTTGCAAGGTCTTGCCCTAGGAGGAGAATATGGCGGTGCGGCAACTTACGTCGCCGAACATGCCCCATTGGGCCAGCGGGGCTATTGGACATCATGGATACAAACAACTGCTACTTTTGGCCTTTTTATATCACTCGTTGTCATCCTCCTGACCAAAGGATTTCTCAGCGAATCACAATTTGATTCTTGGGGATGGCGGGTTCCCTTCCTCCTATCTTTAGTCATGGTATACGTTTCCTATCTTATTCGTAAGAAGATGAAGGAATCACCCGAATTTAGCAAGGCCAAAGCGGAAGGAAAAACAAGTGCAAATCCACTAAAAGAAAGCTTTGGCAACCGCTATAACCTCAAATTTGTCCTGCTCGCACTTTTTGGCGCAGCCATGGGACAGGGCGTTGTTTGGTATACCGGACAGTTTTACTCGATGAGTTTCATGAAGACGGTCATGCATCTTCAATCTGACCAGGCCGATACGATTCTTGGTATCGCATTACTTTTGGGAACTCCTTTTTTTGTCGTATTTGGGTGGCTTAGTGACAAAGTTGGACGAAAATGGATCATGCTCGGTGGGATGTTACTTGCCGTATTGACTTATCGACCTATATACGAATCCATGTACCAACTGTCCAATGCAGAACAGAAAGTCAAGGTGAACGAAACAACGGAGGCCCCCAGCGGGCCGCAATCAACGGAAACTATTTCGATCACCAAGACTCAATATGAGGACCAGACAGAAGTTACAAGAACCAGCATGATACATCAGTCAG
Proteins encoded in this window:
- the tgt gene encoding tRNA guanosine(34) transglycosylase Tgt is translated as MKFTLQAQDKLSKARAGVVETAHGPIQTPIFMPVGTAGTVKAIHQHELKNDIEAQIILGNTYHLYLRPGLNVLNKAGGLHKFNGWDRPILTDSGGYQVYSLTEVRKIKEEGVTFRSHIDGSKHLFTPENVMDTQRIIGADIIMAFDECTPYPCDYGYARRSLDMTHRWLKRCVDRFDSTDPLYGYDQTLFPIVQGSVYKDLRIKSAETIASFNREGNAIGGLSVGEPAEEMYAMTEVVCDILPHDKPRYLMGVGTPVNILENIALGVDMFDCVMPTRNARNGMLFTQNGIINIKNEKWKDDFSPIEAESDLHADQFYSKAYLRHLIKSQEILGAQIASLHNLHFYLWLVNQARERIIDGTFYDWKNKMVKILDQRL
- a CDS encoding glycosyltransferase yields the protein MLDLHVFLANLPYIAFGVLGLFLLIQLYYILFVYSKLTSYQLEPVQEGTEFPPLSVIICAHNEQDNIPEFLPSILNQDYPNFEVIVVNDFSTDNTPWILHEFEAKYPHLKIVDIKEHIRLKHGKKFAVSMGIKASKHQTLVFTDADCAPQSDQWLKEIAAAFRPETEIVLGYSPYFKKKSLLNLLIRFETSHTAMSYFSYALKGDAYMGVGRNMAYKKDLFFRNKGFAAHMHIKSGDDDLFVNQNANPTNVNIALAAESIVYSEPKATWKSYYKQKARHSGASTIYKKRHQRMLGTQLVSAVCFYIALIATAIAFPMYWYVPVTAYLLRLIAQWIIFANIYKKLEVKELIWWLPLVDFIYYFYICINGIFSRKKKKISWK
- the rsmG gene encoding 16S rRNA (guanine(527)-N(7))-methyltransferase RsmG; translated protein: MNPTVDIIYNYFPKLTDIQKEQFAKLADLYTFWNSQINVISRKDIDSLYLHHVLHSLGIAKFVQELAPGTQILDVGTGGGFPGIPMAIMFPEVKFHLVDSIGKKIKVVREVAAGLGLQNVEADHIRAEQLDDKYDFVISRAVTRLGEFTPWIQNKFAKKDKNGIPNGILYLKGGDLTEEIKESKLKAELHPLSDYFKEDFFDTKYLVYVPM
- the dprA gene encoding DNA-processing protein DprA, whose amino-acid sequence is MKLIYPIALTKIKGIGPRTARNILEKGYKLADLFTYSKKDLMQVLGIRESIAEAISNKSYMPACEKELAFIEKHQIQALFLEDENYPHRLRQCEDAPIVLYYKGNQPLNKTKVISIVGTRHATHYGQKICEDLLEAMHESKDTLIVSGLAYGIDALAHRNALKNNLSTVAVLGHGLDRIYPNSHRELAARMVDHGGLLTEFTSNTLPERSNFPMRNRIIAGMADVTIVVEAAIKGGALITAEIANSYNRDVCAFPGSIYEKSSEGTNYLIKTNRAHMIRGLQDLEYLMNWEISTKTVDQQLSLPLTLTKDQQLLFTLIQQKGQLEIDHMIELTKWPQSKLALILLELEMQSFIHALPGKRYRTVGLAEVQKN
- a CDS encoding MFS transporter, with translation MNENNTKSIWKVIGASSMGTLIEWYDFFIFGSLSIVISTKFFPADNPTAAFLSTLATFAAGFVVRPFGALFFGRLGDIIGRKYTFMVTLMLMGGATFLIGCIPSYASIGFWAPLLVLILRLLQGLALGGEYGGAATYVAEHAPLGQRGYWTSWIQTTATFGLFISLVVILLTKGFLSESQFDSWGWRVPFLLSLVMVYVSYLIRKKMKESPEFSKAKAEGKTSANPLKESFGNRYNLKFVLLALFGAAMGQGVVWYTGQFYSMSFMKTVMHLQSDQADTILGIALLLGTPFFVVFGWLSDKVGRKWIMLGGMLLAVLTYRPIYESMYQLSNAEQKVKVNETTEAPSGPQSTETISITKTQYEDQTEVTRTSMIHQSGKLKGQPMTKTTVHLAGKNYMLLVLLIFIQVIYITMVYGPIAAFLVELFPVKIRYTSMSLPYHVGNGIFGGLLPAVSTYLTTNAEASATPQFYLAGLWYPIIIAIVCFIIGSIYINNKSTPPTHE